The proteins below are encoded in one region of Campylobacter helveticus:
- a CDS encoding multicopper oxidase family protein, translated as MQRRTFLKTSALALVSTSLSYAMPMHSNHTSHQNTPADTSFIHLAPLDLKLLDKKEFPANQALKPLNLLKNESKKKGYFKARIKITEEEIELIKGKKTKFYTYNASIPAPKIEVFEGDEVEIIVENHLKEPTTIHWHGLPVPPNQDGNPHDAVLPKESRSYHFTLPQNCAGTYWYHPHPHYITSKQVFMGLSGAFVVKAKKDALSHFAEQDFMISDLRLDENAQIPHNNLYDWLNGREGEFVLINGQFEPKITLNNEKIRLYNCCSARYLRLRIKGAKFLLVGTDGGLLERGVEKEELFLSPASRAEVFILAPKGEFKLESLYYDRDKMLVKEEKKDLFLASVEIKNPPLEIPKELRKFKPLDEPKEFKEVILSEDHAKMHGIAKKTQDELKNSLASMFLLNGKIFDMKRVDFSSRVGEVEDWIIINKSHMDHPFHIHGTQFELISSKLNGKVQKAEFRALRDTINVRPKEELRLRMKQDFKGLRMYHCHILEHEDLGMMGNLELRE; from the coding sequence ATGCAACGCAGAACTTTTTTAAAAACAAGCGCCCTAGCCTTAGTTAGCACAAGTCTTAGTTATGCTATGCCTATGCACTCAAACCACACAAGTCATCAAAATACTCCAGCAGATACTTCATTTATCCATCTTGCGCCACTTGATTTAAAGCTTTTAGATAAAAAAGAATTCCCAGCAAATCAAGCCCTAAAGCCTTTAAATTTGCTAAAAAATGAAAGCAAGAAAAAAGGCTATTTTAAAGCGAGGATTAAAATTACAGAAGAAGAAATTGAGCTTATTAAAGGCAAAAAGACAAAATTTTATACTTATAATGCCTCTATCCCTGCTCCAAAAATTGAAGTTTTTGAAGGCGATGAGGTTGAAATCATCGTTGAAAATCACCTTAAAGAGCCTACCACTATCCATTGGCACGGGCTACCTGTGCCGCCAAATCAAGATGGCAATCCTCACGATGCGGTTTTACCAAAAGAGAGCAGGAGTTATCATTTTACACTGCCACAAAATTGTGCTGGGACTTACTGGTATCACCCTCACCCTCATTATATCACTTCAAAACAGGTATTTATGGGACTTTCTGGAGCTTTTGTTGTCAAGGCTAAAAAAGATGCTTTGTCGCACTTTGCCGAGCAGGATTTTATGATTAGCGATTTAAGGCTTGATGAAAATGCACAAATTCCGCACAATAATTTATATGATTGGCTCAATGGTAGAGAGGGGGAATTTGTCTTAATTAATGGGCAGTTTGAACCTAAAATTACGCTTAATAATGAAAAAATCCGCCTCTATAATTGTTGCAGTGCTAGATATTTAAGACTGCGTATTAAAGGGGCTAAATTCTTACTTGTTGGGACGGACGGAGGTTTGCTTGAAAGGGGTGTAGAGAAAGAAGAGCTTTTTTTAAGCCCTGCTTCAAGGGCGGAAGTTTTTATCCTAGCGCCTAAGGGAGAATTTAAGCTTGAAAGTCTTTACTATGATAGGGATAAAATGCTTGTTAAAGAAGAGAAAAAAGACTTATTTTTAGCGAGTGTTGAGATTAAAAACCCTCCCCTTGAAATTCCTAAAGAGCTTCGAAAATTTAAGCCTTTAGATGAGCCTAAGGAATTTAAAGAAGTGATATTGAGTGAAGACCACGCTAAAATGCACGGCATCGCTAAAAAAACGCAAGATGAGTTAAAAAATAGCCTTGCTTCTATGTTTTTGCTGAATGGAAAAATTTTTGATATGAAGCGTGTAGATTTTAGTTCGCGTGTGGGGGAGGTTGAAGACTGGATTATTATTAATAAGTCGCATATGGACCACCCTTTTCACATACACGGCACACAATTTGAGCTGATTTCTTCAAAGCTTAATGGCAAGGTGCAAAAAGCTGAATTTAGAGCCTTAAGAGATACTATCAATGTGCGTCCTAAAGAGGAGCTAAGACTTAGAATGAAGCAGGATTTCAAAGGGCTTAGAATGTATCATTGTCATATTTTAGAACACGAAGATTTAGGAATGATGGGAAATTTGGAGCTAAGAGAGTGA
- the nspC gene encoding carboxynorspermidine decarboxylase, giving the protein MFINNENFKTPAYILEEDKLRKNCELLARVSEESGAKVLLALKGFAFSGAMKIVGEYLNGCTCSGLWEAKFAKEFMDKEIHTFSPAFKEDEMDEIIGLSHHIIFNSLHQFNLFKEKAKSKSLGLRCNPEVSLAPKELYNPCGRYSRLGILSKDLENVNLSEVDGLHFHALCEESADSLEVVLNAFEAKFGKWIKKIKWVNFGGGHHITKNGYNTQKLISLCKKFSDKYGVQVYLEPGEAVGWQTGVLVASVIDIVENEKKIAILDTSSEAHMPDTIIMPYTSEVLNARILSTREGEQISSLNEGEKAYLLAGNTCLAGDVMGEYAFKKELNRGDKIAFLDQIHYSIVKNTTFNGVVLPNLMLYTKDKKLEMVRKFSYEDYAKRN; this is encoded by the coding sequence ATGTTTATAAATAATGAAAATTTCAAAACCCCCGCTTACATCTTAGAGGAAGATAAGCTTAGGAAAAACTGCGAACTTTTGGCACGAGTGAGCGAGGAAAGCGGCGCAAAAGTGCTTTTAGCCTTAAAAGGTTTTGCCTTTTCAGGGGCGATGAAAATCGTAGGAGAATATCTTAATGGCTGCACTTGTAGCGGACTTTGGGAGGCAAAATTTGCAAAAGAATTTATGGATAAAGAAATTCATACCTTCTCTCCCGCCTTTAAAGAAGATGAAATGGACGAGATTATAGGGCTTTCCCACCACATCATTTTTAACTCTCTTCATCAATTTAATCTTTTTAAAGAAAAAGCTAAAAGCAAATCCTTAGGACTTCGTTGCAATCCAGAAGTCTCTTTAGCCCCCAAAGAGCTTTATAATCCTTGTGGGCGGTATTCTAGACTTGGAATTTTAAGTAAAGATTTAGAAAATGTGAATTTAAGCGAAGTCGATGGGCTTCATTTTCACGCTTTGTGCGAGGAAAGTGCGGATAGCTTAGAAGTTGTTTTAAATGCCTTTGAAGCGAAATTTGGCAAGTGGATAAAAAAGATAAAATGGGTCAATTTTGGCGGCGGACATCACATCACCAAAAATGGTTACAACACGCAAAAGCTCATCAGTCTTTGCAAGAAATTTAGCGATAAATACGGGGTGCAGGTGTATTTGGAGCCGGGTGAAGCGGTGGGGTGGCAAACGGGTGTTTTGGTCGCTTCCGTGATAGACATTGTGGAAAATGAGAAAAAAATCGCCATTTTAGATACCTCAAGCGAAGCACATATGCCTGATACTATCATTATGCCTTACACGAGCGAGGTTTTAAACGCTAGGATTTTAAGCACGAGGGAGGGGGAGCAAATTTCAAGCTTAAACGAGGGCGAAAAGGCGTATTTGTTAGCGGGAAATACTTGTTTAGCAGGCGATGTGATGGGAGAGTACGCCTTTAAAAAAGAGCTTAATAGGGGCGATAAAATAGCCTTTTTAGACCAAATTCACTACTCCATAGTCAAAAATACAACCTTTAATGGGGTGGTGCTACCGAATTTAATGCTTTATACTAAAGATAAAAAGCTTGAAATGGTAAGAAAATTTTCTTATGAAGATTATGCAAAAAGGAATTAA
- a CDS encoding molecular chaperone TorD family protein → MNLENLRFARSLYYQCLGEVFSFSFSKDRLANFSKYLNAMSECAFDEALKTNFAFLLENLKTPQDIQKLIKEYDVLFLALKNAIPTTFSYIEEGFENSNALLAVRQILAKSKLRRNETFFKEGEDSVGFCFILMGEFLKEKNDDLAKELFEKLINPNIDEFLSLILTNDEALFFKKIAFISKAFMEFERFCFELEKPMKVQSKKVQNNLSRSEFLRRETNKQRRKLGKSQEIS, encoded by the coding sequence GTGAATTTAGAAAATTTAAGATTTGCTAGAAGTCTTTATTATCAGTGTTTAGGAGAGGTTTTTAGCTTTTCCTTCTCAAAAGATAGATTAGCAAATTTTTCCAAATACCTAAATGCGATGAGCGAGTGTGCTTTTGATGAAGCTTTAAAGACAAATTTTGCATTTTTACTTGAAAATTTAAAAACCCCACAAGATATACAAAAACTCATTAAAGAATATGATGTTTTATTTTTAGCATTAAAAAATGCCATTCCTACGACTTTTTCTTACATAGAAGAGGGTTTTGAAAACTCAAATGCCCTTCTTGCCGTGCGTCAAATTCTTGCAAAAAGCAAACTAAGAAGAAATGAAACTTTTTTTAAAGAAGGTGAGGATAGCGTGGGCTTTTGCTTCATTTTGATGGGTGAATTTTTAAAAGAAAAAAATGATGATTTGGCAAAAGAGCTATTTGAAAAGCTTATCAATCCTAATATCGATGAGTTTTTAAGCCTTATTTTGACAAATGATGAAGCTTTATTCTTCAAAAAAATTGCTTTTATAAGCAAGGCTTTTATGGAATTTGAAAGATTTTGCTTTGAGCTTGAAAAGCCTATGAAAGTGCAGAGCAAAAAGGTGCAAAATAATCTTTCTCGCTCTGAATTTTTGAGAAGAGAAACTAACAAACAAAGGAGGAAGCTTGGAAAATCGCAGGAAATTTCTTAA
- a CDS encoding twin-arginine translocation signal domain-containing protein: protein MENRRKFLKNSALALAGAGILGATNLAFGEEKAENKLVRGKSKKKEVLYQRSANWEKYYIKAE, encoded by the coding sequence TTGGAAAATCGCAGGAAATTTCTTAAAAATTCTGCTCTTGCTTTAGCTGGAGCTGGTATTTTAGGTGCGACAAATTTAGCTTTTGGCGAAGAAAAAGCAGAAAATAAACTTGTTCGTGGCAAAAGCAAGAAAAAAGAAGTGCTTTATCAAAGAAGTGCTAACTGGGAAAAATACTACATAAAGGCTGAATAA
- a CDS encoding molybdopterin-dependent oxidoreductase has product MNLNRRSFLKMAALSSLATPLLGRSEMLREAKESELSEAFEGSKKVRSVCTACSVGCGIVAEVQNGVWVRQEIAQDHPVSFGGHCCKGSDMIDMVRSHVRLKYPMKKENGEWKRISYEQAFEEIGEKLATYRKQNPESVMFIGSAKMSNEQAYYVRKFAAFFGTNNIDHQARIUHSATVAGVANTFGYGAMTNHLGDIQKSKCIFIIGANPAVNHPVGFRHFLKAKEKGAKLIVVDPRFTKSAAKADIYARIRPGTDIAFMYGMLKIIFDEGLEDTKYLDERVFGIDKIREEAAKWDAKEVENVTGIPEAKLREITLEVAKNKPATLIWAMGLTQHTVGTSNTRLAPIVQMVLGNIGKSGGGVNILRGHDNVQGASDVACLSENLPGYYPLNEASWRYYAQIWGVDYEWLLSNFVSKEWMHKTGLSLARWWAAALNGKDDNDKIDNAGTPLKALVVMGNGITSTAQQAKVKEGLEALELLVLADPFVNEAGIIAERKDGIYLLPAATQFETSGSVTATNRSGQWRFKVVEPLYESKEDQEILFELAKKLGFYEDFTKTLRDENGKIVWPENATKELTGAIRSIGLNGWSAERLKKHTLNWDKFDEITLEGKEGEVKGEYFGLPWPCWSEKHPGSPVLYNTDIEVSRGGMGFRNNFGLEYEGESLLAKNAPLNSPINTGYPQITKDNIEKVLGITLSKEEKEQMGPSWALDASNIIATKCMQKGIVPYGNAKARAVVWTFKDKIPLHREPLHSPRNDLAQKYPSFEDQKALYRVDTKFISVQQAKDYSKEFPLNLVTARLVNLNGAGMENRASMYLTRLTPEMFCELNEKLAKKENIKKGDMIWVHSPEGTKIKVRVKINNGVAEDMIFLPFHFTGVMQGVDLTHNFPEGTKPYASGESANTVTNYGYDIMCQIPETKGGLCRISKDGV; this is encoded by the coding sequence ATGAATTTAAATCGTCGTTCGTTTTTAAAAATGGCGGCTCTTTCTAGCCTTGCAACTCCACTTTTGGGGCGTAGCGAGATGTTAAGAGAAGCTAAGGAAAGTGAGCTGAGTGAAGCTTTTGAGGGAAGTAAAAAGGTAAGAAGCGTTTGCACTGCCTGTTCTGTGGGCTGTGGCATAGTCGCTGAAGTGCAAAATGGCGTTTGGGTGCGTCAAGAAATCGCTCAAGACCACCCTGTAAGCTTTGGAGGACACTGCTGCAAAGGCTCTGATATGATAGATATGGTGCGCTCTCATGTGAGGCTAAAATACCCTATGAAAAAAGAAAATGGGGAATGGAAACGCATAAGCTATGAACAAGCCTTTGAAGAAATCGGCGAAAAACTTGCCACATATCGTAAGCAAAATCCTGAAAGTGTGATGTTTATAGGCTCTGCTAAGATGAGCAATGAGCAAGCTTACTATGTGCGTAAATTTGCAGCCTTTTTTGGCACAAATAATATAGACCACCAAGCTAGAATTTGACATAGTGCAACAGTCGCCGGTGTGGCGAATACATTTGGTTATGGCGCGATGACAAATCATCTTGGCGATATTCAAAAGTCAAAGTGTATTTTTATCATAGGGGCAAATCCAGCGGTCAATCACCCTGTGGGCTTTAGACATTTTCTAAAAGCAAAAGAAAAAGGTGCAAAGCTTATCGTAGTTGATCCTCGCTTTACCAAAAGTGCGGCAAAGGCGGATATTTACGCAAGAATTCGTCCGGGAACTGACATCGCCTTTATGTATGGTATGCTTAAAATCATCTTTGATGAGGGTTTAGAAGATACAAAATATCTCGATGAAAGAGTTTTTGGTATCGATAAAATACGCGAAGAAGCGGCAAAATGGGACGCAAAAGAAGTTGAAAATGTAACAGGTATCCCAGAAGCAAAGTTAAGAGAAATCACCCTCGAAGTCGCTAAAAATAAACCTGCAACGCTCATTTGGGCGATGGGTTTAACCCAGCACACCGTAGGCACTTCTAACACGCGTCTTGCTCCTATTGTGCAAATGGTGCTTGGTAACATCGGCAAATCTGGTGGCGGAGTTAATATCCTAAGAGGACACGATAATGTGCAAGGTGCTTCCGATGTAGCTTGTTTGAGTGAAAATTTGCCGGGCTATTATCCTTTAAATGAAGCGAGTTGGAGATATTACGCACAAATTTGGGGCGTGGATTATGAATGGCTTTTGAGTAATTTTGTCAGCAAAGAATGGATGCATAAAACGGGCTTAAGCCTTGCGAGGTGGTGGGCTGCGGCTTTAAATGGCAAAGATGATAATGACAAAATTGACAACGCAGGAACGCCTTTAAAAGCTTTGGTTGTAATGGGAAATGGCATCACCTCAACCGCCCAACAAGCTAAAGTTAAAGAGGGTTTAGAAGCTTTAGAACTTCTAGTTTTAGCCGACCCTTTTGTCAATGAAGCAGGTATTATAGCAGAGAGAAAAGATGGAATTTATCTTCTTCCTGCTGCAACGCAGTTTGAAACTAGCGGAAGCGTAACAGCAACTAATCGTAGCGGACAATGGAGATTTAAAGTTGTCGAGCCACTTTATGAAAGCAAGGAAGACCAAGAAATTTTATTTGAGTTGGCTAAAAAACTCGGCTTTTATGAGGATTTCACTAAAACCTTACGCGATGAAAATGGCAAAATTGTTTGGCCTGAAAACGCGACAAAAGAGCTTACTGGAGCGATTCGTAGCATAGGACTTAATGGCTGGAGTGCAGAAAGACTTAAAAAACATACGCTAAACTGGGATAAATTTGATGAAATCACCCTTGAGGGTAAAGAGGGCGAGGTTAAGGGAGAGTATTTTGGACTTCCTTGGCCTTGCTGGAGCGAAAAACACCCTGGCTCCCCTGTGCTTTATAATACCGACATCGAAGTTTCAAGGGGCGGTATGGGCTTTAGAAACAATTTTGGTCTTGAGTATGAGGGTGAAAGTCTTTTAGCTAAAAATGCCCCACTTAATTCTCCGATTAATACAGGCTATCCGCAGATTACTAAAGATAACATAGAAAAAGTTTTAGGCATTACCTTAAGCAAGGAAGAAAAAGAGCAAATGGGTCCAAGCTGGGCTTTAGACGCGAGTAATATCATCGCAACAAAATGTATGCAAAAAGGCATTGTGCCTTATGGTAACGCTAAGGCTAGGGCTGTGGTATGGACTTTTAAAGATAAAATTCCACTTCACAGAGAGCCGCTGCACTCTCCAAGAAATGATTTGGCGCAAAAATATCCAAGCTTTGAAGACCAAAAAGCACTTTACCGCGTCGATACTAAATTTATCTCCGTGCAACAAGCGAAGGATTATTCTAAAGAATTTCCGCTTAATCTCGTAACCGCGCGTCTTGTCAATCTAAACGGCGCAGGTATGGAAAATAGAGCCTCTATGTATCTTACGCGTTTAACGCCTGAAATGTTTTGTGAGCTTAACGAAAAACTCGCCAAAAAAGAAAATATCAAAAAAGGCGATATGATATGGGTGCATTCTCCAGAAGGCACAAAAATCAAAGTGCGTGTAAAAATCAACAACGGCGTGGCTGAAGATATGATTTTCCTACCTTTCCACTTTACAGGCGTAATGCAAGGGGTGGATTTAACGCATAATTTTCCTGAAGGAACGAAGCCTTATGCGAGTGGGGAAAGTGCTAACACGGTAACAAATTACGGCTATGACATTATGTGTCAAATCCCAGAAACTAAGGGTGGTTTATGCCGCATTTCAAAAGACGGGGTGTAA
- the fdh3B gene encoding formate dehydrogenase FDH3 subunit beta, with the protein MSKINFANLEKERLKFFCDNERCIDCNGCSVACDEAHELPINIRRRRVITLNEGEEGKEVSTSISCMHCDDAPCAIVCPVDCFYIRGDGVVLHDKEICIGCGYCLYACPFGAPQFPQTSVFGDKGIMDKCTMCAGGPEATNSQKERELYGQNRIAEGKVPVCAAMCSTKALLVGESSKIEEIYQHRLESRKYGIKAPSESMEWKIAYIGKERL; encoded by the coding sequence ATGAGTAAAATTAATTTTGCAAATTTAGAAAAAGAAAGGCTGAAATTTTTTTGCGATAATGAGAGGTGCATTGATTGTAATGGCTGCTCTGTCGCTTGTGATGAGGCACACGAACTACCTATCAATATCCGCCGCCGCCGTGTCATTACGCTCAATGAGGGTGAAGAGGGCAAAGAAGTCTCCACCTCTATCTCTTGTATGCACTGCGATGACGCACCTTGTGCGATTGTTTGTCCTGTGGATTGTTTTTATATACGAGGCGATGGAGTTGTCTTACACGATAAAGAAATTTGCATAGGCTGTGGATACTGCCTTTATGCTTGTCCTTTTGGAGCGCCGCAATTCCCACAAACTAGCGTTTTTGGAGATAAGGGCATTATGGATAAATGCACGATGTGTGCTGGTGGTCCTGAGGCGACAAATTCTCAAAAAGAAAGAGAGCTTTACGGACAAAATAGAATTGCCGAAGGAAAAGTGCCTGTATGTGCGGCGATGTGTTCGACTAAGGCTTTACTTGTAGGCGAGTCTTCTAAGATAGAAGAAATTTATCAACATAGGCTAGAAAGTAGAAAATATGGCATTAAAGCTCCAAGTGAAAGTATGGAGTGGAAAATCGCTTACATAGGAAAGGAGCGTTTATGA
- a CDS encoding formate dehydrogenase subunit gamma, whose amino-acid sequence MKKLFLLAFSLANLFAYGEERMGQDTQIWDYNRITNIANYDTFGKLWTTLQGEYIATLALVSVIAVLAAFALHYMVIGPKQFSHAGKKIYAFSLFERLFHFIAALSWVILVPTGFIMMFGMTFGGGLFVRVCKNLHAIATILFIVSIIPMFFWWIKRMLPASYDLKWLMIVGGYLSKEKKPVPAGKFNFGQKSWYYIAVFGGFLMIITGGFMYFLDFNSSSAQSLFGLSHIELLRLSAITHNFLGIVCAVFFGVHIYMAVFAIKGSIHSMVNGYKEEEEVYILHSYWYKELSKNKQINPSFTYDK is encoded by the coding sequence ATGAAAAAGCTTTTTTTACTCGCTTTCTCTCTTGCAAATTTATTTGCTTATGGTGAAGAAAGAATGGGACAAGATACGCAAATTTGGGATTATAACCGCATCACAAATATTGCAAATTACGATACTTTTGGCAAACTTTGGACAACTTTACAAGGCGAGTATATCGCTACTTTAGCCTTAGTGAGCGTTATCGCCGTTTTAGCAGCTTTTGCCTTGCATTATATGGTCATAGGTCCTAAGCAATTTTCCCACGCCGGAAAGAAAATTTACGCTTTTTCTCTTTTTGAAAGGCTTTTCCACTTCATCGCGGCACTTTCTTGGGTCATCTTAGTCCCAACAGGCTTTATAATGATGTTTGGAATGACTTTTGGCGGAGGGCTTTTTGTGAGAGTGTGTAAAAATTTACACGCCATTGCGACGATTTTATTTATTGTTTCTATTATCCCTATGTTTTTTTGGTGGATTAAAAGAATGCTTCCTGCAAGTTATGATTTAAAATGGCTGATGATAGTGGGAGGCTATTTAAGTAAAGAGAAAAAACCTGTGCCAGCTGGGAAATTTAATTTCGGGCAGAAATCTTGGTATTACATCGCCGTTTTTGGGGGCTTTTTGATGATTATTACCGGTGGTTTTATGTATTTCTTAGATTTTAACTCAAGCTCAGCACAAAGCCTTTTTGGGCTAAGTCATATCGAGCTTTTAAGACTTAGCGCTATCACTCATAATTTCTTAGGCATAGTGTGTGCGGTGTTTTTTGGGGTGCATATTTATATGGCGGTATTTGCGATTAAGGGAAGTATCCACTCTATGGTAAATGGCTATAAGGAGGAAGAAGAGGTCTATATACTCCATAGCTACTGGTATAAAGAACTTTCTAAAAATAAACAAATCAACCCTAGCTTTACTTACGATAAATAA
- the ribD gene encoding bifunctional diaminohydroxyphosphoribosylaminopyrimidine deaminase/5-amino-6-(5-phosphoribosylamino)uracil reductase RibD has product MIDFYMDLALKEAWKYQFLTYPNPAVGCVILDKNGKILSIKAHEKQGEPHAELNAIKEALRILKPEFDFPKEANALHEFILKHHQNLLQNATAFVSLEPCTHQGKTPPCAKLFSTLGFKKVFISVKDENKIASGGAEFLRQKGVLVETGILEKKGKELLKPFLKWQKGTFKLFKLALSLNGSALGKFVSNETSRTYAHQIRSVIDLLVVGGETLRKDKPILDSRLCNAKAPNLCILSRQSLESFDKNIPAFSVKNRQIFTQIPKDAKFLMYEGGAEFLRTFKEQMDMFLIFHNAKFNEGENVKLDLELKPLFRGNYEEDSYGIYELL; this is encoded by the coding sequence ATGATAGATTTTTATATGGATTTAGCTTTGAAAGAAGCGTGGAAATATCAGTTTTTAACCTACCCAAATCCAGCAGTTGGTTGCGTGATACTTGATAAAAATGGTAAAATTTTAAGCATAAAAGCTCACGAAAAGCAAGGGGAGCCTCACGCGGAGCTAAATGCCATTAAAGAGGCTTTGAGGATTTTAAAGCCTGAATTTGATTTTCCAAAAGAAGCTAACGCCTTGCACGAATTTATCCTTAAACATCATCAAAACCTCCTTCAAAACGCCACAGCATTTGTTAGCTTAGAGCCTTGCACACATCAAGGCAAAACTCCACCTTGTGCGAAACTTTTTAGCACCTTAGGATTTAAAAAAGTTTTCATCAGCGTCAAAGATGAAAACAAAATCGCAAGCGGAGGGGCGGAATTTCTAAGGCAAAAGGGCGTTTTGGTCGAAACGGGGATTTTAGAAAAAAAGGGTAAGGAGCTTTTAAAGCCTTTTTTAAAGTGGCAAAAAGGGACATTTAAACTTTTCAAACTCGCCCTAAGTCTTAATGGTAGTGCGCTAGGCAAATTTGTCAGCAATGAAACAAGTCGCACTTACGCCCATCAAATTCGCTCTGTTATTGACTTATTGGTCGTTGGAGGAGAAACTCTAAGAAAAGATAAGCCCATTTTAGACTCAAGACTTTGCAACGCAAAAGCACCCAATCTTTGCATTTTAAGCCGTCAATCTTTAGAAAGTTTTGATAAAAATATCCCTGCTTTTAGCGTGAAAAACCGCCAAATTTTCACACAAATTCCCAAAGATGCTAAGTTTTTAATGTATGAGGGGGGAGCGGAATTTTTAAGAACTTTCAAAGAGCAAATGGATATGTTTTTAATCTTTCACAACGCAAAATTTAACGAAGGGGAAAATGTAAAGCTTGATTTAGAATTAAAACCTCTTTTTAGAGGAAATTACGAGGAAGACAGCTATGGAATTTACGAGCTTTTATAA
- a CDS encoding galactosyltransferase-related protein, with translation MKYSIIIPVDLKLRPLDILKKVKLILKRANESTELVFGHNDRGSFFDKKLKKLIAQKQNAKIASKHFYDELICQALLRNEAFKLSSCEWIYLMDVDCFLDEELNLSCIEELESGKSAFMFLPCLYLSPKGSRAILHKSREELFDAFVNYKKDLFTSIALPSACIFMKREDFIALRGFDENFKGRGGEDFDFMLRLALFKKSLAPSKDLMQNALYKAPMLSSGFRKYLALFSLPYFFEKRVIFHIHHGRNRLRSYFRRYRQNAKILEQKCYFEEENLSPYGKSLLELYENLCHAHGINLDKYSILFHNYRPKLLSLERFLLFLKRL, from the coding sequence ATGAAATATAGCATTATTATCCCTGTGGATTTAAAACTTCGCCCCCTTGATATACTTAAAAAAGTCAAGCTCATTTTAAAAAGGGCTAACGAAAGCACCGAGCTAGTTTTTGGACATAATGATAGAGGCAGTTTTTTTGATAAAAAACTTAAAAAACTCATAGCCCAAAAACAAAACGCCAAAATCGCCTCCAAACACTTTTACGATGAGCTTATCTGCCAAGCTTTATTGAGAAACGAAGCCTTTAAGCTGAGTTCTTGTGAGTGGATTTATCTAATGGATGTGGATTGTTTTTTAGATGAAGAACTAAATTTAAGCTGTATTGAAGAGCTTGAAAGTGGCAAAAGTGCCTTTATGTTTCTACCCTGCCTTTACCTTTCTCCCAAAGGCTCTAGAGCTATTTTACACAAAAGCCGCGAAGAGCTTTTTGATGCTTTTGTTAATTATAAAAAAGACCTATTTACTAGTATTGCTTTGCCAAGTGCTTGTATTTTTATGAAAAGAGAGGATTTTATCGCCCTTAGAGGTTTTGATGAGAATTTTAAGGGGCGTGGGGGGGAGGATTTTGACTTTATGCTACGACTTGCATTGTTTAAAAAATCCCTTGCTCCAAGTAAGGATTTAATGCAAAATGCCCTTTACAAAGCCCCTATGCTTTCAAGTGGTTTTCGCAAATATCTCGCTCTTTTTTCCCTGCCATATTTTTTTGAAAAAAGGGTTATTTTTCACATTCATCACGGCAGAAATAGGCTGCGTTCTTATTTTAGGCGTTATAGGCAAAATGCCAAAATTTTAGAGCAAAAATGCTATTTTGAAGAAGAAAATTTAAGTCCTTATGGCAAATCCTTGCTTGAGCTTTATGAAAATTTATGCCACGCACACGGAATAAACCTTGATAAATACTCCATTTTGTTTCATAATTACCGCCCAAAACTTCTTAGCTTAGAACGATTTTTACTTTTTCTAAAGAGGCTTTAA